The Sphingomonas sanxanigenens DSM 19645 = NX02 genome includes a region encoding these proteins:
- a CDS encoding catalase family protein — MAETYIPYSTSVEVLGEDEERLTAEILEIMASTNRKAFERHRHAVRDAHAKSHGFLKGELVVPELPEHLRQGLFARPATYSVVIRLSSAPGDIHSDTIPAPRGMAIKVIGVEGERLLPDDQGRNQDFLLVNIPTLSFGTIGKYRQLIGLLEKNAQNPAFLQRAMAGVARGVEAAVEAVGVEPGATLRGLARDNDHLLGETYHSMAAIRFGDHIAKISAAPLSDNVRALTGKDVGTVEDSTMRDLVVEHFRDQGAEYQLRAQLCADLDKMPVEDAAVLWPEELSPHQPIATLRIPPQDAYSPARRVYGDDVLSFNPWHGIREHQPLGSIMRVRIAAYERSTRYRHEMNAQPRVEPTNIDAIPD; from the coding sequence TTGGCTGAGACCTATATCCCCTACTCCACCAGCGTCGAAGTGCTCGGCGAAGACGAGGAGCGGCTCACCGCCGAAATCCTCGAAATCATGGCGAGCACCAACCGCAAGGCGTTCGAGCGCCATCGGCATGCGGTGCGCGACGCCCATGCCAAGAGCCACGGGTTCCTGAAGGGCGAACTCGTCGTCCCGGAACTGCCGGAGCATCTGCGCCAGGGGCTTTTCGCTCGCCCGGCCACCTATTCCGTGGTGATCCGCCTCTCATCAGCGCCCGGAGATATCCACTCGGACACCATCCCCGCCCCACGCGGCATGGCGATCAAGGTCATCGGCGTGGAGGGAGAGCGGCTTCTGCCCGACGACCAGGGCCGCAATCAGGATTTCCTGCTCGTCAACATCCCGACCTTGAGCTTCGGCACGATCGGTAAATATCGCCAGCTCATTGGCCTTCTGGAGAAGAATGCGCAGAACCCCGCCTTCCTCCAACGCGCCATGGCCGGGGTGGCGCGTGGCGTGGAAGCCGCGGTCGAAGCGGTCGGCGTCGAGCCCGGCGCGACGCTGCGCGGGCTCGCGCGCGACAACGACCATCTGCTCGGCGAGACCTATCACTCGATGGCGGCGATCCGCTTTGGCGATCACATCGCCAAGATCAGCGCCGCGCCGCTTTCCGACAATGTCCGCGCGCTCACCGGCAAGGACGTCGGCACAGTGGAGGATTCTACGATGCGCGATCTGGTTGTCGAGCATTTCCGCGACCAGGGTGCTGAGTATCAACTGCGCGCCCAACTTTGCGCTGATCTCGACAAGATGCCTGTCGAGGACGCGGCGGTGCTCTGGCCCGAAGAGCTGTCGCCACACCAGCCGATCGCCACGCTGCGCATCCCGCCGCAGGACGCCTATTCGCCGGCGCGGCGGGTCTATGGCGATGACGTGCTGTCGTTCAATCCCTGGCACGGTATCCGCGAGCACCAGCCGCTCGGATCGATCATGCGGGTGCGCATCGCCGCCTATGAGCGATCCACCCGCTACCGCCATGAGATGAACGCGCAGCCGCGTGTCGAGCCGACAAACATTGACGCCATCCCGGACTGA
- a CDS encoding 3-hydroxyacyl-CoA dehydrogenase encodes MSDILKVTVLGTGVLGSQIAFQAAYSGFDVTAYEISDEALDQARHRFETLVETYVKEVTGAADGKAAEASRRITLTADLGAAVANADLVIEAVPEVLEIKQALYEKLAGLAPDRTIFATNSSTLLPSDLKAFTGRPDRFLALHFANSIWKFNTAEVMGTDDTDPAVFDTLIAFSSAIGMVPIPVRKEKAGYVLNSLLVPFLNAATDLAAGGYAEPEDVDKVWRIATGAPMGPFQIYDIIGLNTPYNILSHGDEHAQSLAAWLKENYIDKGKLGIASGEGFYSYKPAD; translated from the coding sequence ATGAGCGACATCCTGAAAGTGACGGTGCTAGGCACCGGTGTCCTCGGCAGCCAGATCGCCTTCCAGGCCGCCTATAGTGGCTTTGACGTTACCGCTTATGAGATCAGCGACGAAGCACTCGACCAGGCGAGGCATCGGTTCGAAACGCTTGTAGAAACCTACGTGAAAGAGGTGACGGGTGCGGCTGACGGCAAGGCAGCCGAAGCTTCGAGACGCATCACGCTCACCGCCGATCTTGGGGCTGCGGTTGCGAATGCCGATCTGGTCATCGAAGCGGTTCCGGAAGTGCTCGAGATCAAGCAGGCGCTCTACGAGAAACTGGCGGGGCTCGCGCCTGACAGAACGATCTTCGCCACCAATAGCTCGACTTTGCTGCCGAGCGACCTCAAAGCCTTCACCGGCCGCCCGGACCGTTTCCTGGCGCTGCACTTCGCCAACAGCATCTGGAAGTTCAACACTGCCGAGGTGATGGGTACGGACGACACCGATCCGGCCGTGTTCGATACCCTGATCGCCTTCTCCTCCGCGATCGGCATGGTGCCGATCCCGGTGCGCAAGGAAAAAGCGGGCTACGTCCTCAACTCCCTGCTGGTGCCGTTCCTGAACGCGGCCACCGATCTGGCTGCCGGCGGCTATGCCGAGCCGGAAGATGTCGACAAGGTCTGGCGGATCGCCACCGGCGCGCCGATGGGGCCGTTCCAGATCTACGACATCATCGGATTGAACACCCCCTACAACATCCTGTCGCACGGTGATGAGCACGCACAGTCGCTCGCCGCGTGGCTGAAGGAAAACTACATCGACAAGGGCAAGCTCGGCATCGCGTCGGGCGAAGGCTTCTACAGCTACAAGCCCGCCGACTGA
- a CDS encoding organic hydroperoxide resistance protein, whose product MKIFYKTRATATGGRSGHTALDDGSLGLDLAMPNSGKPGANPEQLFAMGYAACFDSALNHVAQQKKLALMGSKTSAEVGIGQTPEGGFKLDIDIHVEIAGLDEAAAQELVEATHRACPYSNATRNNIDVRLHVITV is encoded by the coding sequence ATGAAAATTTTCTACAAGACCCGCGCAACGGCGACCGGTGGCCGTTCAGGCCACACGGCGCTCGACGACGGCAGCCTCGGCCTCGATCTCGCCATGCCGAACTCCGGCAAGCCGGGCGCCAACCCGGAGCAGCTGTTCGCGATGGGGTATGCAGCTTGTTTCGACAGTGCGCTCAACCATGTCGCCCAGCAGAAAAAGCTGGCGCTGATGGGTAGCAAAACGTCCGCGGAGGTCGGAATCGGGCAGACGCCTGAGGGCGGCTTCAAGCTGGACATCGACATTCATGTGGAAATCGCGGGTCTCGATGAGGCCGCCGCGCAGGAACTGGTCGAGGCGACGCATCGGGCCTGCCCCTATTCCAACGCCACACGCAACAACATCGACGTGCGCCTGCACGTCATCACGGTTTAA
- a CDS encoding TetR/AcrR family transcriptional regulator has protein sequence MLIMNLTPKAEATRQNILDTGYSLVLSKGFSALGLQEILKVSGVPKGSFYHYFPSKEAFGCALLRDYVDGYGKKLDSLLSAEAISGRERLMRYWRAWLDDPGEGDQAGDGWAEDCLAVKLSAEVADLSEAMRAVLSDGVARLLQRIASMIAEAREDGSLPPGAEPSALAQVLYQMWLGAALLAKLTRSRAPMQRAMIATEQILVCTPQSNHP, from the coding sequence ATGCTGATCATGAATTTGACACCCAAAGCAGAAGCGACCCGGCAAAACATCCTCGACACGGGCTACAGCCTTGTGTTGAGCAAGGGCTTCTCCGCGCTCGGCCTTCAGGAAATCTTGAAGGTTTCCGGCGTGCCGAAGGGGTCTTTCTATCATTATTTCCCGTCCAAGGAGGCGTTCGGCTGCGCACTTCTTCGTGATTACGTGGACGGTTACGGCAAGAAACTGGACTCGCTGTTATCCGCGGAAGCCATAAGCGGTCGCGAGCGGTTGATGCGCTATTGGCGAGCGTGGCTCGATGATCCCGGGGAAGGTGATCAAGCCGGAGACGGCTGGGCCGAGGATTGCCTCGCCGTCAAACTGTCCGCCGAAGTCGCGGACCTGTCGGAGGCCATGCGGGCCGTTCTGAGCGATGGCGTCGCACGATTGCTGCAACGCATCGCCTCCATGATCGCCGAGGCGCGCGAGGACGGATCGCTTCCACCGGGGGCGGAGCCGTCCGCGCTGGCGCAGGTTCTCTACCAGATGTGGCTTGGCGCTGCGCTGCTCGCCAAACTCACCCGTTCTCGTGCGCCGATGCAACGGGCGATGATCGCCACCGAGCAGATTCTGGTCTGCACGCCGCAATCCAACCATCCGTGA
- a CDS encoding acyl-CoA thioesterase — translation MSLPGEGRRRIGCDASGVPLAGKVDERRRFHIRFQATEEDIDELGHVNNAVWVTWIQDVSVAHWLTAARPRDADTYVAMVLRHEVDYRGNIRAGEETFAITWVEGKPRGARYARCVEFKDSNGQTLVAALSQWVLIEKATGKLVRVPAEVAAPFLYETRRKEENE, via the coding sequence ATGAGCCTTCCTGGCGAAGGACGCCGCAGGATCGGCTGCGATGCTTCAGGCGTGCCCTTGGCTGGAAAAGTGGACGAACGTCGGCGCTTCCATATCCGTTTCCAGGCAACCGAAGAAGACATCGATGAACTCGGCCATGTCAACAATGCGGTCTGGGTGACCTGGATTCAGGATGTGTCGGTGGCGCACTGGCTGACAGCCGCGCGTCCGAGGGATGCCGACACCTATGTTGCTATGGTGCTCAGGCACGAGGTCGATTACCGCGGCAATATCCGGGCGGGCGAAGAGACCTTTGCCATAACCTGGGTCGAAGGGAAGCCGCGCGGAGCGAGATACGCCCGGTGCGTCGAGTTCAAAGACAGTAACGGTCAGACGCTCGTCGCGGCCCTGTCGCAATGGGTGCTCATCGAGAAAGCTACCGGCAAGCTGGTTCGCGTGCCCGCCGAAGTCGCTGCGCCGTTTCTCTATGAAACCCGACGCAAGGAAGAGAATGAATGA
- a CDS encoding heavy metal translocating P-type ATPase, translated as MADDDQKSERAAEVTGAHGHHHHHEPDGETPSGHVDHDPVCGMVVDPARTAHNAEYEGERYVFCSAGCKAKFDADPVHYAALAAHAAHHHEGAAAHGDHSHHSHTHGPDTHEHHHVAAVTATATEGTIWTCPMHPEIRRDAPGSCPICGMALEPLIAAADAGSSPELADMTRRFWIGLVLALPVFLLEMGGHLIPALHHLVPMRISIWIQFALATPVVLWAGWPFFERGWASIVNRSLNMFTLIAMGTGVAWGYSIVATFAPQLYPQAFRGADGTVAVYYEAAAVITVLVLLGQVMELRAREQTSGAIRALLNLAPKTARRIGRNDAEEDIPVEAVVIGDRLRVRPGETVPVDGVVEQGRSSIDESMVTGESMPVTRVVGEAVVGGTLNQTGALVIRAEKVGRDTMLARIVQMVADAQRSRAPIQRMADQVSGWFVPVVIAVALLAFAAWGVWGPEPRLAHGLIAAVSVLIIACPCALGLATPMSIMVGIGKGAAAGVLIKNAEALERMEKIDTLVVDKTGTLTQGKPAVTRIVVAPRFVEETILRLAAGVEKASEHPLARAIVAAADERKITIPDVADFDSPTGKGAIGRVEGRHVVLGSTTFLAEHGVDTAPLAAQADELRRDGATAIYIGIDKAIGGIFAIADTIKATTPEALKALHAEGIRIVMLTGDNRTTAEAVARKLGIDEVEADVLPDQKAAVVERLKAQGKVVAMAGDGVNDAPALAAADVGIAMGSGTDVAIESAGVTLLKGDLTGIVRARRLSQATMANIRQNLAFAFIYNAAGVPIAAGALYPTFGLLLSPIIAAAAMALSSVSVIGNSLRLRTVKA; from the coding sequence ATGGCCGACGACGATCAGAAGAGCGAACGCGCCGCCGAGGTGACTGGGGCGCACGGCCATCATCACCATCATGAGCCGGACGGCGAAACGCCGTCCGGTCACGTCGACCATGATCCGGTCTGCGGCATGGTGGTCGATCCCGCCAGGACCGCTCACAATGCTGAGTATGAAGGCGAGCGCTACGTCTTCTGCTCGGCCGGCTGCAAGGCGAAGTTCGACGCCGACCCCGTGCATTATGCGGCACTGGCAGCGCATGCTGCACATCACCATGAGGGTGCTGCCGCCCATGGCGATCATTCCCACCATAGCCACACGCATGGACCTGATACCCATGAGCATCACCACGTTGCGGCAGTAACGGCAACCGCAACGGAAGGGACGATCTGGACATGCCCGATGCATCCGGAAATCCGCCGGGATGCGCCGGGTAGTTGCCCGATCTGCGGCATGGCGCTGGAGCCGCTGATCGCGGCGGCGGATGCCGGATCAAGCCCCGAACTCGCCGATATGACCCGACGCTTCTGGATCGGCCTCGTGCTCGCCTTGCCCGTGTTCCTGCTGGAGATGGGCGGTCACCTGATCCCGGCGCTGCACCATTTGGTGCCGATGCGCATCTCGATCTGGATCCAGTTCGCGCTGGCGACGCCGGTGGTCCTGTGGGCCGGATGGCCGTTCTTCGAACGTGGCTGGGCGTCGATCGTCAACCGCAGCCTCAACATGTTCACGCTGATCGCGATGGGCACCGGGGTCGCCTGGGGCTACAGCATCGTCGCGACATTCGCGCCGCAGCTCTACCCGCAGGCTTTCCGAGGCGCCGATGGCACGGTCGCGGTCTACTATGAGGCCGCGGCCGTGATCACCGTGCTGGTGCTGCTCGGTCAGGTCATGGAACTGCGCGCCCGGGAGCAGACCTCCGGCGCAATCCGCGCGCTTCTCAATCTCGCGCCGAAAACCGCCCGGCGGATCGGGCGGAACGATGCTGAAGAGGATATTCCTGTCGAAGCCGTCGTCATCGGTGATCGGCTCAGGGTCCGGCCCGGTGAAACCGTGCCGGTTGACGGCGTGGTCGAGCAGGGTCGCTCATCGATCGATGAATCGATGGTGACCGGCGAATCCATGCCGGTGACGCGTGTAGTCGGCGAAGCGGTCGTAGGAGGTACGCTGAACCAGACCGGCGCGCTCGTCATCCGGGCTGAAAAAGTCGGGCGCGACACCATGCTCGCCCGCATCGTCCAGATGGTCGCGGATGCCCAGCGCTCGCGCGCGCCGATCCAGCGCATGGCTGATCAGGTGTCGGGCTGGTTCGTGCCGGTCGTCATCGCCGTCGCGCTGCTCGCCTTCGCGGCCTGGGGTGTATGGGGGCCGGAGCCGCGGCTGGCGCATGGCCTGATCGCGGCCGTTTCCGTGCTGATCATTGCCTGCCCCTGCGCGCTCGGGCTCGCGACGCCGATGTCGATCATGGTGGGTATCGGCAAGGGGGCGGCCGCCGGCGTTCTGATCAAGAACGCGGAGGCGCTCGAGCGGATGGAGAAGATCGATACTCTGGTGGTCGACAAAACCGGGACGCTTACGCAAGGAAAGCCGGCGGTGACCCGGATCGTCGTGGCCCCGCGATTTGTCGAGGAGACCATCCTGCGGCTTGCAGCCGGCGTGGAGAAGGCGTCCGAGCATCCGCTTGCGCGGGCGATCGTGGCGGCTGCCGACGAGCGAAAGATCACCATCCCCGATGTCGCCGACTTCGACTCGCCGACCGGCAAGGGGGCGATCGGTCGTGTCGAGGGCCGGCATGTGGTGCTCGGCAGCACCACCTTCCTCGCCGAACATGGGGTTGATACAGCGCCGCTCGCGGCACAGGCCGATGAGCTACGCCGCGACGGCGCAACCGCCATCTATATCGGCATCGATAAAGCCATCGGCGGCATCTTCGCCATCGCCGACACGATCAAGGCGACCACGCCTGAGGCACTGAAGGCCCTGCATGCGGAAGGCATCCGCATCGTCATGCTGACCGGTGACAATCGCACCACAGCCGAAGCCGTTGCGAGAAAGCTCGGCATCGATGAGGTCGAGGCCGATGTGCTGCCGGACCAGAAAGCCGCGGTCGTCGAGCGCCTGAAGGCGCAGGGCAAGGTGGTGGCGATGGCGGGTGACGGCGTAAATGACGCGCCGGCGCTTGCCGCCGCCGATGTTGGTATCGCCATGGGATCGGGGACCGACGTTGCGATCGAAAGTGCGGGCGTGACGCTGCTCAAGGGCGATCTCACCGGCATTGTCCGCGCGCGACGCCTGTCGCAGGCGACGATGGCCAACATCCGCCAGAACCTCGCCTTCGCGTTCATCTACAATGCGGCAGGCGTACCGATTGCGGCCGGTGCGCTCTATCCCACGTTTGGGCTGCTGCTGTCGCCGATCATCGCTGCTGCCGCGATGGCGCTGTCGTCCGTCAGCGTCATCGGCAATTCGCTGCGGCTCCGGACAGTGAAGGCATGA
- a CDS encoding TetR/AcrR family transcriptional regulator: MRLTRKETQRQTRDKLLAAAHSSIVEEGVAAMSIRNICSAAGHSQGAFYSNFASKDDLLVEILQAHIQDEVVLLRDLVAHCSGDDIEATLQVLAARLAKLADEQHWSLLSIELQLHARRDPAFAERHREGKAACHHLFGELVADLTRRFALRPALPPLQTGIGLYALWMGLAVQGDVEGAIPREQMLVGFFRAMAGLDAPSTRS; encoded by the coding sequence ATGCGCCTCACGCGAAAGGAAACGCAGCGCCAGACGCGGGATAAGCTGCTCGCCGCAGCACATTCGTCCATTGTGGAAGAAGGGGTGGCGGCCATGTCGATCCGCAACATCTGTAGTGCAGCGGGTCATTCGCAGGGGGCCTTCTATTCGAATTTTGCAAGCAAGGACGATCTGCTGGTCGAGATTCTGCAGGCTCATATCCAGGACGAGGTCGTGCTTCTGCGCGATCTGGTCGCCCACTGCTCCGGCGATGATATCGAGGCGACTCTGCAAGTGCTTGCGGCGCGGCTGGCTAAGCTGGCTGACGAACAGCATTGGTCGCTGCTTTCGATCGAATTGCAGCTTCATGCGCGGCGGGACCCCGCGTTCGCTGAACGGCATCGCGAAGGAAAGGCCGCCTGCCACCATTTGTTCGGAGAACTTGTGGCGGATCTGACGCGGCGCTTTGCGCTTCGGCCTGCCTTGCCGCCGCTGCAGACCGGGATCGGCCTCTATGCACTGTGGATGGGACTGGCGGTCCAGGGCGATGTCGAAGGCGCTATTCCCCGAGAGCAAATGCTTGTCGGCTTCTTTCGCGCGATGGCAGGCCTCGATGCGCCATCCACCCGGTCATGA
- a CDS encoding NADP-dependent oxidoreductase, producing the protein MSETMKAVRLHAFGGPDVLRYEDAPRPTLAAGEVLVRVHAVGLNPPDWYLRDGYRSLPPEWQPHPAFPLILGSDVSGVVAALDDGVEGFSVGDEVYAMVRFPQNVMEGSKAYAEYVSVPASDLARKPGIDHVHAAAAPMSLLTAWQFLIDLGHDEPNPFQSFTHAHAQLEGRTVLVNGAGGGVGHLAVQLAKWKGARVIAVASGRNEALMRELGADQFIDYTRTAADEIVRDVDVVLDAVGGPDTGRFFRTLKRGGSLYPVYPLGFTGHAEAETLGITVSTTQVRSSGAQLAEAARLLDDGTIRIVVDSIFPLADAARAHERAARGNIQGKIVLSVA; encoded by the coding sequence ATGAGCGAGACAATGAAGGCGGTTCGCCTGCACGCGTTCGGCGGCCCGGACGTGCTCCGCTACGAGGATGCGCCCCGCCCCACCTTGGCGGCTGGTGAGGTACTGGTCCGCGTCCACGCGGTCGGCCTCAATCCGCCGGACTGGTATCTCCGTGACGGCTACCGCTCGCTTCCCCCCGAGTGGCAACCGCATCCCGCCTTTCCGCTGATCCTCGGATCGGACGTGTCCGGCGTCGTCGCCGCGCTCGACGATGGCGTGGAGGGATTTAGCGTCGGCGACGAGGTCTACGCGATGGTCCGTTTCCCGCAAAACGTCATGGAAGGCAGCAAGGCCTATGCCGAATATGTCAGCGTGCCGGCATCGGACCTCGCGCGCAAACCGGGCATCGACCATGTTCACGCGGCGGCTGCGCCCATGTCGCTGCTGACGGCCTGGCAGTTCCTGATCGATCTGGGTCATGACGAACCCAACCCGTTCCAGTCATTTACCCATGCACACGCGCAGCTCGAAGGCCGAACGGTCCTTGTCAACGGCGCCGGCGGCGGTGTCGGGCACCTCGCCGTGCAACTGGCGAAGTGGAAGGGCGCGCGCGTCATCGCGGTCGCGTCGGGCAGGAACGAGGCGCTGATGCGCGAGCTCGGCGCCGATCAGTTCATCGATTACACCAGGACGGCGGCCGACGAGATCGTGCGCGACGTGGACGTCGTGCTCGACGCCGTGGGCGGACCGGATACCGGCCGCTTCTTCCGCACCCTGAAGCGTGGCGGTTCTCTATACCCGGTCTATCCGCTGGGCTTCACCGGACATGCCGAAGCCGAGACGCTGGGCATTACCGTCTCGACGACACAGGTCCGTTCGAGTGGCGCGCAACTGGCCGAGGCGGCCCGCCTGCTTGACGACGGCACCATCCGCATCGTCGTCGACAGCATCTTCCCGCTCGCCGACGCCGCCCGTGCCCACGAACGCGCCGCCCGTGGCAATATCCAGGGCAAGATCGTCCTCTCCGTCGCCTGA
- a CDS encoding zinc-binding dehydrogenase — MRSAIHTTFGEPADVLALEESPVPEPGPGQVRIKTILSPIHNHDLWTVRGSYGYKPELPAIGGSEAVGTVDALGEGVTGITIGQRVSVASVHGSWAEYFLAPAAGLVPVPDSISDEAAAQLIAMPFSAITLLDFLEVASGDWVIQNTANGAVGKTLAMLAAARGVHIVNLVRRDAGVEELAALGIANAVSTATDGWQDRVRAITGDAPIRAAVDSIGGQASAELLSLLGEDGLLVSFGTMAGEPMQISSGNLIFKQAVVKGFWGSKVSAAMPAEAKRRLLGELIRLVASGELKLPAGAVFGLDQVADAVRASLTAGKAGKVLLKP, encoded by the coding sequence ATGCGTAGCGCCATTCACACCACATTCGGCGAACCGGCCGACGTTCTCGCTTTGGAAGAAAGCCCGGTTCCCGAACCCGGCCCGGGCCAGGTGCGGATCAAGACGATCCTTTCGCCGATCCACAATCACGATCTTTGGACCGTGCGCGGCAGCTACGGCTACAAGCCTGAACTGCCCGCTATTGGCGGTTCGGAAGCCGTCGGTACGGTCGATGCGCTCGGTGAAGGCGTGACCGGCATCACCATCGGTCAGCGCGTCTCGGTCGCCTCGGTTCATGGCTCATGGGCTGAATATTTCCTCGCGCCCGCTGCCGGGTTGGTCCCTGTCCCGGATTCGATCTCCGATGAGGCGGCGGCGCAGCTTATCGCCATGCCGTTCAGCGCGATCACTCTTCTGGACTTCCTCGAAGTGGCAAGTGGCGACTGGGTGATCCAGAACACCGCCAATGGCGCGGTCGGCAAAACGCTGGCAATGCTGGCGGCCGCGCGCGGTGTGCATATCGTCAATCTCGTGCGCCGCGATGCCGGCGTGGAAGAGCTGGCGGCTCTCGGCATCGCCAATGCCGTCTCGACTGCGACCGATGGTTGGCAGGATCGGGTGCGTGCGATCACCGGCGATGCGCCGATACGCGCGGCTGTGGATTCGATCGGCGGACAGGCCAGCGCTGAACTCCTGTCGCTTCTGGGTGAGGATGGGCTGCTGGTGTCCTTCGGCACCATGGCCGGAGAGCCGATGCAGATTTCCTCTGGCAATCTTATTTTCAAACAGGCCGTCGTGAAGGGCTTCTGGGGCTCCAAGGTGAGTGCCGCCATGCCCGCCGAAGCCAAGCGCCGGCTGCTTGGAGAACTTATCCGCCTCGTCGCCAGTGGCGAGCTGAAACTGCCGGCAGGGGCGGTATTCGGGCTGGATCAGGTCGCTGACGCCGTTCGCGCATCGCTGACAGCGGGCAAAGCAGGCAAGGTTCTTCTCAAGCCCTGA
- a CDS encoding oleate hydratase, translated as MHYSSGNYEAFVRPRKPEGADKKTAWFVGSGLAGLAGAAFLIRDGGVSGDRITILEELEIPGGALDGLDVPEKGFVIRGGREMEEHFECLWDLYRSIPSLEIEDASVLDEFYRLNKDDPNFSLQRTTQNQGQDVPDKALLTLNDKAQKDLLSVFLATREEMENKRINEVFGEDFLKSNFWLYWRTMFAFEEWHSALEMKLYLHRFIHHIGSLADFSSLKFNRYNQYESMVLPLVKWLTDHGVKFRYGVEVTDVDFDIQPGSKQATRIHWKERGVEGGIDLGPDDLVFITIGSLTENSDNGDHRTPAKLNEGPAPAWDLWRRIAAKDPAFGRPDVFGAHIPETKWASASITALDARIPAYVEKITKRNPFTGKIVSAGIVTVKDSAWLLSWTVHRQPHFKKQPKDQMIAWFYALFVDCPGDFVKKPMQECTGEEITQEWLYHLGVPVEDIPELAASGASTVPTMMPYITAFFMPRQAGDRPDVVPEGAVNFAFIGQFAESKQRDCIFTTEYSVRTPMEAVYTLMNVERGVPEVFNSTYDIRTLLAAIGPLRDGKGIDLPGPAFLRKLLMKKLEGTEIAKLLEEFHLIEE; from the coding sequence ATGCATTATAGCAGTGGAAACTATGAAGCCTTTGTCCGTCCACGCAAGCCGGAAGGCGCCGACAAAAAGACGGCGTGGTTCGTCGGCTCGGGCCTCGCGGGGCTCGCCGGCGCCGCCTTCCTGATCCGCGACGGCGGCGTTTCGGGCGACCGCATCACCATATTGGAAGAGCTGGAAATCCCCGGCGGCGCGCTCGATGGTCTGGACGTGCCCGAAAAGGGCTTCGTCATTCGCGGCGGCCGCGAGATGGAGGAGCATTTCGAGTGCCTGTGGGACCTCTATCGCTCGATCCCCTCGCTGGAGATCGAGGATGCCAGCGTGCTCGACGAGTTCTACCGGCTCAACAAGGACGATCCCAACTTTTCGCTGCAGCGAACGACGCAGAACCAGGGTCAGGACGTGCCCGACAAGGCGCTGCTAACGCTCAACGACAAGGCGCAGAAGGATCTCCTCTCGGTCTTCCTTGCGACGCGGGAGGAGATGGAGAACAAGCGCATCAACGAGGTCTTCGGCGAGGACTTCCTCAAGAGCAATTTCTGGCTCTACTGGCGCACCATGTTCGCCTTCGAGGAATGGCATTCCGCGCTGGAGATGAAGCTCTACCTGCACCGCTTCATCCATCACATCGGCAGTCTCGCCGACTTTTCCTCGCTCAAGTTCAATCGCTACAACCAGTATGAATCGATGGTCCTGCCGCTGGTGAAGTGGCTGACCGATCACGGGGTTAAATTCCGCTACGGCGTCGAGGTCACCGATGTCGATTTCGACATCCAGCCCGGCTCCAAGCAGGCGACGCGCATCCACTGGAAGGAGCGCGGCGTCGAAGGCGGCATTGATCTCGGGCCCGACGATCTCGTCTTCATCACCATCGGCTCGCTGACCGAGAATTCCGACAATGGCGACCACAGGACACCGGCGAAGCTCAACGAAGGACCGGCGCCGGCCTGGGACCTGTGGCGGCGGATCGCGGCGAAGGATCCGGCCTTCGGCCGCCCGGACGTATTCGGCGCCCATATCCCGGAGACGAAATGGGCCTCCGCGTCGATCACTGCCCTCGACGCCCGCATTCCGGCCTATGTCGAGAAGATCACGAAGCGGAACCCCTTTACCGGCAAGATCGTCTCCGCCGGTATCGTCACGGTGAAGGACTCGGCGTGGCTGCTGAGCTGGACGGTTCATCGCCAGCCGCATTTCAAGAAGCAGCCCAAAGATCAGATGATCGCCTGGTTCTACGCGCTCTTTGTCGATTGCCCCGGCGACTTCGTGAAGAAGCCGATGCAGGAATGCACCGGTGAGGAGATCACCCAGGAATGGCTCTATCACCTCGGCGTGCCGGTCGAGGACATTCCCGAACTCGCGGCATCCGGCGCCAGCACCGTTCCCACGATGATGCCCTATATTACCGCCTTCTTCATGCCGCGCCAGGCGGGTGACCGGCCGGACGTGGTGCCGGAGGGCGCGGTCAACTTCGCCTTCATCGGCCAGTTCGCGGAGTCGAAGCAGCGGGACTGCATCTTCACCACGGAATATTCGGTGAGAACCCCGATGGAGGCCGTCTACACGCTGATGAATGTCGAGCGCGGCGTGCCCGAGGTCTTCAACTCGACCTATGATATCCGTACACTTCTTGCTGCGATCGGTCCGCTGCGGGACGGCAAGGGCATCGATCTTCCCGGGCCGGCCTTCCTGCGCAAACTGCTGATGAAGAAGCTCGAAGGCACCGAGATCGCCAAGCTGCTCGAAGAGTTCCATCTGATCGAGGAGTGA